ACGAGCGCGAGCGCGACGTCGTCGTCGTCGCCCTCGCCGGCCTCCGCCGCACCCAGGACGTCGTCGCCCACCTCGACGCTGAACGTGCGGCCGTCGTCGCGCAGCACCAGCTCGACGTCGTCGCGGCTGCCCTCGGCGGCGCGGCGGCGCACGAGGCCGGCCACCAGCTCGCCGACGGCGAGACGGACGTCGTCGATCGCGTCCTCGGCCAGGCCCGCCCGCCGCGCGGCCGCCACGGACACCAGCCGTGCGGTACGCACGTGCTCGGTGTCCGGCGGGATCGCCAGGGTGGCGGCGGGCACGTCAGGCGCCGCTGGCCAGCGCCTCGGCCACCGACGGGTGCAGCGGGATGAGCGCGTCGAGCCCGGTGATGCGGAAGACCTTGGCGACGCGGTCGGCGGTGACCACGACCGCGATGGAGCCCTCGGCCTCGCGCACCCGGGCCAGCGCCTTCACGAGCACCGAGAGCCCGGTCGAGTCGAGGAAGTCCACGCGGGAGAGGTCCACCACGAGGTGGTTGCGGCCCTCCACCACGAGGCGGCCGAGCTCGGCGTCGAGGGTGGGGGCGGTGAACACGTCCACCTCGCCGATGGCGGAGACGACGACGCGGTCGCCCTCGTCGCGGGTCGTGACATCCAGGTCCACGTCGGAACTCTGGCACACGCGGCCGCCCCGCGTCGCCCGTGCCGCGGACACCGGTCGCGAGCGTCCGTCGCGGGGCACCGGACGACGCCGTGCCGGGGTCATCACGCCGGGACGCCGGGACGCCGGCACTCGGGACGCCGGCACGCGGGACGCCGGCACGCGGGACGCCGGCACGCGGGACGCCGGGAGGCGACGGGCCGCACCGACGGGGGCAGAAGGCAGGATCGGGGCCGTGGGCCGTGACCCCTCCCAGCTCCTCGGGCTGCTCGCCGCCGGGCGGGCGGACCGGCTGCTGCACGTCGAGCACCTCCCGGCGCGCGGCGGCACCGCGGTGGGCTGGCCGGACTGGGTCGACCCGGACCTGCGCGACACCTGGACCCGCCGCGGCATCGCGCTGCCCTGGGCCCACCAGGCCGAGGCCGCCGACCTCGCCCACCGGGGCCAGCACGTCGTGGTCTCCACCGGCACGGCGTCGGGCAAGTCGCTGGCCTACCTGATGCCGGCGCTCACCGACGTGCTCGCCGGGACGCGGGCCCCCAACGGCCGCGGTGCCACGGCGCTCTACCTCGCGCCCACCAAGGCGCTCGCCCACGACCAGTGGCGGGCGATCGAGGAGCTCGGCCTGCCCGGGCTGCGGGTGTCGGCGTACGACGGGGACACCCCGGACGAGGAGCGCGCCTGGATCCGGGCGCACGCGGCGTACGTGCTCACCAACCCGGACCTGCTGCACCGCTCGCTGCTGCCGGGTCACGAGCGGTGGGCGTCGTTCCTGCGGGCGCTGCGCTACGTGGTCGTCGACGAGTGCCACGTGTACCGCGGGATGTTCGGCTCGCACGTGGGCAACGTGCTGCGCCGGCTGCGCCGGGTGGCCGCGCGCTACGGCTCCTCGCCGACGTTCGTGCTCGCGTCGGCGACCGCCGGCGACCCGGCCGGCTCGGCCGGGCGGCTGCTCGGGCTGCCGGTCGAGGCGGTGAGCGAGGACGCCTCGCCCCGCGGCGCCGTGTGCTTCGGGCTGTGGGAGCCGCCGCTGTCCGAGCACGGCGGCGAGAACGACGCGCCCACGCGGCGCACCGCCACGGCCGAGACCGCGTCGCTGCTCACCGACCTCGTGCTGGCCGACGTGCGCACGCTGGCCTTCGTGCGGTCGCGGCGCGGGGCCGAGGCGGTCGCGATGACGACGCGCGACACCCTCGCGGAGATCGACTCGGCGCTGTCCGGCCGGGTGGCGGCCTACCGCGCGGGCTACCTGCCCGAGGAGCGCCGCGCCCTCGAGGCGGCGCTGCGCGACGGCGACCTGCTCGCCGTGGCGGCCACCACGGCGCTCGAGCTCGGCGTCGACGTCACGGGCCTCGACGCCGTGCTGCTCTGCGGCTGGCCGGGCACCCGTGCCTCGCTCTGGCAGCAGGCCGGACGCGCCGGCCGCGCCGGCGGGGACGCCCTCGCCGTGCTCGTCGCCCGCGACGACCCGCTCGACACCTACCTGGTGCACCACCCGGAGTCGGTGTTCGGCGCCGGCGTCGAGGCCACGGTGTGCGACCCCACCAACCCCTACGTGCTCGGCCCCCACCTCGCCGCGGCCGCCGCCGAGCTGCCGCTGACCGAGGACGACCTCCCCGCATTCGGACCCGGCGCGCGGGAGGTGGTCGACGCCCTCGTGGCACGCGGGCTGCTGCGCAGCCGCCCCGGCGGCTGGTACTGGACCCACCGGGAGCGGGCATCCGACCTCGCCGACCTGCGCGGCATCGGCGACGGCGTCGTGCGTGTGGTGGAGGACGTGACCGGCCGGCTGCTCGGCACGGTCGAGCCGGGTGCGGCGCACGCGACCGTGCACACCGGCGCCGTCTACGTGCACCAGGGCGAGACCTACCTCGTGGACCGGCTCGACCTCGACGACGCGGTCGCCGTCGCGCACCGGGAGGAGGTCGACTGGACGACGTCGGCGCGCGACACCACCGACATCCGCGTGGTGGGCGAGAGCCGGCGGGTGCGGTGGGGCGAGGCCGATCTCGTGCTCGGCGAGGTGGAGGTGACCCACCAGGTGGTGGCCTACCTGCGCCGGCACTACCTCACCGGCACCGTGCTCGGCGAGGAGCCGCTGGACCTGCCCCCGCGCCACCTGCGCACGCAGGCTGTGTGGTGGACCGTGTCGCCCGAGCAGCTGGCCCGCGCCGGCCTCGACGCGCCGGACGTGCCCGGGGCGGCGCACGCGGCGGAGCACGCCTCGATCGGCCTGCTGCCGCTGGTCGCCACGTGCGACCGCTGGGACATCGGCGGCGTCTCCACCGCGCTGCACCCCGACACCGACCGGGCCACCGTCTTCGTCTACGACGGCCACCCCGGGGGCGCCGGCTTCGCCGAACGGGGATGGGCGGCGGCGCGCACCTGGCTCACGGCCACGCGCGAGGCGATCGCCGCCTGCGAGTGCCCCAGCGGCTGTCCCTCGTGCGTGCAGTCGCCCAAGTGCGGCAACGGCAACGACCCGCTCGACAAGGACGGCGCCGTCCGCCTGCTCGACGTCCTCCTCGCCGGCGCCCCCGCCGAGCAGTCGGAGACCACCCCGGACTGAGCCGACGGCCGGCACGGCCGGGCTCAGCGCATGCCGGCTCGGGCGGACTGGGTGGGCTCGGGGAGGCCGCCGAGGACGGCGGCCAGCCAGCGCGAGACCGTCGAGCGCGGCCGAGCCGAGACGCTGACCCGCAGGTCGCCGTCGGACACCTCGCAGGCGCGCAGCGCACCGCCGTTGGCCCGGGCCACCCAGGACGCGGCGCTGCACGCGGATTGCGGCGAGGTCAGCGCCACGGGGGCGCCGGCGAGCGCGGCGAGGTCGGCGGCCGCCGCGGCCCGCTGACGCGCCGCGAGCAGGTCCGTGACGGCCGCCGCGGCGAGCAGCAGCACCACCAGCACCACGGCGAGCAGCAGCGCCATCACCACCGCCGCGCCCTCGTCCCGGCGCGCGCCGCGGCCCTGCCACGGCCCGCGCGGGCGGGGCCGGCGCGCGCTCACGACGGCTCCCGGAGGCTGACCGCGCCGGCCTGCAGGACCACCGGGCCCCACCGCGCGAGCAGGCCGGGCAGGGCCACCGGGCGGCGCACGTCGACCACGAGGTGGTCGCCCTCGGGCCGCAGGTCGACGACGGCGTCGGGCACGAGCCGCCGCGCCTCGGCGGCCACCGCCGAGGACGGCTCGCCGCGTGCCGCGACCCGGGCGCCCGCGCGGGCCGCCTCCCCGACCGCCAGCTGCGCGCCGAGCAGACCGAGCAGCCAGGCCAGCACCAGCGCGACGGCGACGAGCGCCACGGTCGCGACCGCCGCCTCGACCACCACCGCCCCGGCGTCCCGGGCCGGGTCGGCACACCGGCCGCACGGCTCCCGCGAGGGGCGGAGGCCCGGGTGGTGCGCACCACCCGGACCCCCGCGGCGTCGCTGCATCAGCCGAGCCCGAAGAAGGAGAGCGCGGCGCGGATGATCCACTCGAAGATGGACTTGATGATGGTGAGGAACCAGTCGCTCGTGAGCAGCTTGATGAGGATGCCGCCGAGGCCGGCCGCCGCGACGGTGACGACGGCGTACTCGGCGGTGGCGGCCCCGGTGTCGCCCGCCCCCGGGGCGCCGAAGCGCCGGGGGGTGCGGGTGATGGCACGGGCGATGACTCGACGGGTCATGCAGACCCCTCCTCGCGGTTGACGCCGGCGACCCTCGCCGGCGCCGGGAACCCTGCGGCGCCGGCGGCCCGGCGGGCCGGGGCCGGCCGACGGCCCTGGGGACGAACGACGGCGGCGACGCGCCTGGGGACGGTCACAGCAGCCCCGCCGTCCACGACGCGACGAGCGGGACGACGCCGAGCAGCACGAACGCCGGGAGGAACGCCAGCCCCAGCGGGGCGGTGAGCCGGACCGACACCGTGCGGATGCGGGCCTCGGCCCGCGCCCGGTGCTCGGCCCGGGCCCGCTCGGCGACCCGGGGCAGCAGGTCGGACAGCGGCGCGCCCGTGGACGCCGAGCGCGCGACGGCGCGGGCGAGCCCGGCAAGCGGGCCGTGCCGCTCCACCGAGCGCCAGGCCTGCGCCGGGTCGGCCCCGAGCGCGACGGCCGACAGCACGGGCCCGAGCGCCGTCGCCGCCGGGCCGCCGACGGCCGCGGCGGCGGCGCGCACCGAGGCCTCGAGCGTGGCGCCGGAGGCGAGGCACGCGGCGACGAGGTCGACCACCAGCGGGGCGGACCGGGCGAGCTGCTCGCGCTCGCGCCGGGCCCCGGACCGCTCGAGCCGCGCGAGGGCCACGCGCAGCCCCGCGGCGGCGACCGCCCCCACCAGCACCCCGCCCGCACCGCCGAGCACCAGGGCCACGGCCACGCCGGCCGCGACCGCGGCGAGCGTGCGGCCGGGCACCGCGCCGGCGAGCCCGGCGGCCGGTGCGCGCGGGCCGACGGACCGGGCGCGGCGGGTGCCGCTGCCGGGCAGCGCGAGCAGGACGGCGGCGGCCGCGGCGACCGCGAGCAGCGCGCTCACAGCGCCTGCTCCAGCGCGCGGGTGATCCGCCAGGCCCACACCGCGCCCAGCACCTGGAGCAGCGCGCCGGCGGCGAGCACCGCGCGGCCGGCCGGGGTGCCCAGCAGCCAGCGGAGGGGGTCCGCCCCGAGCATCGAGCCGAGTGCGAGCCCGAGCACCGGCAGGCCCGCGAGCACGACGGCGGTCGCCCTCGGCTCGGCCAGGCCCGCGGCGAGCTCGTCGCGCACCCGGCGGCTCTCACGCGCGGCGTCGGCCAGCGTGGTCAGCGACGAGGCGAGCCCGGCGCCGCTGCCCTCGGCGACCTCCCAGCACGCGGCGACGCCGGCCAGCAGCGGGTCGCGGCACCCGTCGCGGCGCAGCGCGTCGACGACGTCGGCACCGGACCGTGCCGCGGCGGCCGCGTGCGGGACGACGACCGTCGCGTGCGGCGCGGCCAGGAGAGCCGCGGCAGCACCGCGGCCGGCGCGCAGCTCGGCCGCCACGGCCTCCAGCCACTCCAGGGCGAGCCCCTCCGTCCGTCGCCGCGCAGCGGCGGGCCGCGCGGCCAGGCCCGCGGGCAACCGCGCGAGCAGCCCGGCGGGCCGACGGCGCGGACCGGCGCCCGGCGACGGGGCGCTGGGACGGCCTCGAAGCCGCGGCGGCAGGGCCGCGAGCAGCGCGCCGGCGGCGAGCAGGCCGAGCCACACCGGGCTCACGACGCGTCCGCGGCGCCGGCGCCCGCCGCACCCCCGACGCGAGGGTCCGGCGCGGCGGTGGGGGCCCAGCGGCCGAGCCGCTCG
This window of the Frankiales bacterium genome carries:
- a CDS encoding DUF4244 domain-containing protein; the protein is MTRRVIARAITRTPRRFGAPGAGDTGAATAEYAVVTVAAAGLGGILIKLLTSDWFLTIIKSIFEWIIRAALSFFGLG
- a CDS encoding type II secretion system F family protein translates to MAAGHPGRPRGARRRRAAPGAGRGVGLADHPRAGAGAVSALLAVAAAAAVLLALPGSGTRRARSVGPRAPAAGLAGAVPGRTLAAVAAGVAVALVLGGAGGVLVGAVAAAGLRVALARLERSGARREREQLARSAPLVVDLVAACLASGATLEASVRAAAAAVGGPAATALGPVLSAVALGADPAQAWRSVERHGPLAGLARAVARSASTGAPLSDLLPRVAERARAEHRARAEARIRTVSVRLTAPLGLAFLPAFVLLGVVPLVASWTAGLL
- a CDS encoding anti-sigma factor antagonist (This anti-anti-sigma factor, or anti-sigma factor antagonist, belongs to a family that includes characterized members SpoIIAA, RsbV, RsfA, and RsfB.), whose translation is MDLDVTTRDEGDRVVVSAIGEVDVFTAPTLDAELGRLVVEGRNHLVVDLSRVDFLDSTGLSVLVKALARVREAEGSIAVVVTADRVAKVFRITGLDALIPLHPSVAEALASGA
- a CDS encoding DEAD/DEAH box helicase; protein product: MAETTTRSPSSRVVTSRSTSELWHTRPPRVARAADTGRERPSRGTGRRRAGVITPGRRDAGTRDAGTRDAGTRDAGTRDAGRRRAAPTGAEGRIGAVGRDPSQLLGLLAAGRADRLLHVEHLPARGGTAVGWPDWVDPDLRDTWTRRGIALPWAHQAEAADLAHRGQHVVVSTGTASGKSLAYLMPALTDVLAGTRAPNGRGATALYLAPTKALAHDQWRAIEELGLPGLRVSAYDGDTPDEERAWIRAHAAYVLTNPDLLHRSLLPGHERWASFLRALRYVVVDECHVYRGMFGSHVGNVLRRLRRVAARYGSSPTFVLASATAGDPAGSAGRLLGLPVEAVSEDASPRGAVCFGLWEPPLSEHGGENDAPTRRTATAETASLLTDLVLADVRTLAFVRSRRGAEAVAMTTRDTLAEIDSALSGRVAAYRAGYLPEERRALEAALRDGDLLAVAATTALELGVDVTGLDAVLLCGWPGTRASLWQQAGRAGRAGGDALAVLVARDDPLDTYLVHHPESVFGAGVEATVCDPTNPYVLGPHLAAAAAELPLTEDDLPAFGPGAREVVDALVARGLLRSRPGGWYWTHRERASDLADLRGIGDGVVRVVEDVTGRLLGTVEPGAAHATVHTGAVYVHQGETYLVDRLDLDDAVAVAHREEVDWTTSARDTTDIRVVGESRRVRWGEADLVLGEVEVTHQVVAYLRRHYLTGTVLGEEPLDLPPRHLRTQAVWWTVSPEQLARAGLDAPDVPGAAHAAEHASIGLLPLVATCDRWDIGGVSTALHPDTDRATVFVYDGHPGGAGFAERGWAAARTWLTATREAIAACECPSGCPSCVQSPKCGNGNDPLDKDGAVRLLDVLLAGAPAEQSETTPD
- a CDS encoding ATP-binding protein → MPAATLAIPPDTEHVRTARLVSVAAARRAGLAEDAIDDVRLAVGELVAGLVRRRAAEGSRDDVELVLRDDGRTFSVEVGDDVLGAAEAGEGDDDDVALALVRAVVPEVDRGDGGTALRWPVPDPA
- a CDS encoding helicase, with product MSARRPRPRGPWQGRGARRDEGAAVVMALLLAVVLVVLLLAAAAVTDLLAARQRAAAAADLAALAGAPVALTSPQSACSAASWVARANGGALRACEVSDGDLRVSVSARPRSTVSRWLAAVLGGLPEPTQSARAGMR